The stretch of DNA AGGGCGTCCACTATCGGGCGTAAAACATATTTAATTTTATGATACATTTTTTTTTGTGTCGTCGCAAAATTGTAATGGATGTTTGAAGACTCACAATTTAAAGCAAAACATTCATTTATAAACTTTGTCCAGTCTAAACGAATTCGGTTTAGTTTATCCGGTGCAATAGCTCCAATTCCGTTTGTGTTTGTGATAGGAAAAAGGGCGTTAAAGTGTATATGTAACTTTCCGTAATCATTACCCATATCATGCCGGCGAATTAACCCCCCTGGAGTGTTAAAATGATCCTTTATAATCCGGATAACCGCGTCTGTACATAACTTTAGCTTGTCAGAGCTAGGCTTACTTGCTGAAACCTCTGCCGGCAACGTAAAGATCATATATCCTAGAACAGGGGCCCATGATAACCGGTCTTTGGCCCTGGTTACTCGTTTTTTATGCTCCCTTGAGCCTTCTTTGCCGCAAATAGGGCATAAATCTGACTTGCAGAACAAACGAAGGTATTTATGGTGTCCGTGGGAGCATTTTAAATGTATAAAAGAAGTGCCGCAATACTCTAATTTTGCGGCAAGGTCATAATGGCCATGGTCTGCAAGCCAGCGAATATTTTCAATTTTACCTAAAGTAGCACGCTCTAATGGACTTACGTCAAAATCAAATACTTGGGCGATAGGTGAACATAAGGACGGCAAAACATGCTTAAAATCGGTTGAAGTAGGATCATAAAACTGATCATCTGGGAGCTGGGGGGGAGACTGGAAAAGGGTCGGGGCGGCTTTCATTGGGCCGCCCCTTTCACGGTGGAATATTTTTTAAGTCTGTTTATGATCTCCTCTGCCCGCTTTGCCGCCGCGGGGTTGTTTTGCTGTTGATAGTGGTATTGCCAGTATTGTTGCCGCTGTATGTTAAATAGAATAGCGGCCTGGCTCATTTTTATAATTTGGTTGTCCACTGTGGACCCTTTTTTTATTATCATAACATTACCCATACTATAAAAGCAATAAAAAAAGTCAGAAACAGTGTTTTTTCTTTTAAATCGGTTTTGCGGCGTTAAAGCTATGATCAAAGACCGTTGATAATGCGTTTATACTTGGTAAATCTTCCACAATATAGCTGATCTCAAAATTTGACAGACACGACATAACCGATAAATTATGGGAGCCTATGACTGCGTGTTGTCGGTCAATAATCATTGTTTTTGCATGACAACAACGATTATCTTTTAAGTGACGAATATCTATACCGTGTTTTTTTAACGTCGCGCTTGATGAAAAATTGGTTTTTGGTGTAGACCTGCGGTCATCGTGACAGTTGAATAGTATCTTGATTTTAACGCCGGCTTGTCTTTTTTTGATAAGCGTGTTGAAAAAATTAAACAATGCGCGCCCGCGCGGTTTGTCCGTTATTTCCAGTTTAAAGGTTGATATTAGAATTTCTTTTTTGGCGCTCTCAATCAAAGCGGTTGCAAAAGGCAGGTATTGATGATCTATAAGGAACATGTTAATCGTCTCTTTCCGGCGCGGCGTCGCGCTCAAACAATTCCGTCTTCACTGCTTCCAGTATAGCCTCTAAATCCTTGGTTGTCAAGGAGCCACTTCCAATAGCGAGGATGATAGCTTCAACGTCTATTTCCATAACCCCTCCCGTTGTTTTTGTTTCTGGCCGGTAATACGCGCAATTGCTTTCTTTGAAAAGCCGGCTTGTGCTAAAATTCTGTGTAAGTTTTGGGGCGGCTCATAGTAGGGCCGCTCTAAAACTGTATAACAGTGTGTAGATATCCGGAGTAGAGCCAGGCCGGTTAATACGGCGATTATAATTATGAAAATGTAACGCATGAGTGCCCCCTAATCATTGTTTGATAGCGACAACCGAGAAAGACCAATAT from Candidatus Omnitrophota bacterium encodes:
- a CDS encoding phospholipase D family protein, coding for MFLIDHQYLPFATALIESAKKEILISTFKLEITDKPRGRALFNFFNTLIKKRQAGVKIKILFNCHDDRRSTPKTNFSSSATLKKHGIDIRHLKDNRCCHAKTMIIDRQHAVIGSHNLSVMSCLSNFEISYIVEDLPSINALSTVFDHSFNAAKPI